A region from the Bradyrhizobium erythrophlei genome encodes:
- a CDS encoding sensor histidine kinase, producing MLDRTQPDPNLNAEGVSASLALDGVAMDSPPVRGWQRLLGWLRRAGQFFFALSFSSLTRRIVSLNLAGLVALVASILYLSQFRAGLIDARAENLLSTGEVIARAIAATGTTETNALTIDPDRLIDLKPGESYGPSDDALSGLDFSINPERIAPVLRGLISPTKTRARIYDRDGVLILDSRSLYGRGDVMRFELAPPSTGAPGMAERAMIAIRTWLNRGDLPLYRELGPENGKGYTEVSRALDGIKGSMVRINDRGEVIVSVAVPVQHFRAVNGVLLLSTQGGDIDQMVTAERLAILKIFAVAAVVMIALSLLLASTIAGPVRRLADSAERVRRRIRTRVEIPDFTRRRDEIGHLSGALRDMTESLYNRIEAIEMFAADVAHELKNPLTSLRSAVETLPLARNENSRSRLLSVIEHDVKRLDRLISDISDASRLDAELQRQDMTSVDLRRLLNALTTVANETRRGNNIAVVVRFEGKGANDSFSVPGHDSRLGQVISNLLSNAQSFSEASGKVRIVCRRLRSEIEIVVDDDGPGIRDDALERIFERFYTDRPHQGFGQNSGLGLSISKQIIEAHGGRIWAENRSGPVNADGEATVAGARFVVRLPVP from the coding sequence TTGCTCGATCGAACGCAGCCTGATCCAAACCTGAATGCGGAGGGTGTCTCGGCGTCCCTCGCACTCGATGGCGTTGCCATGGACAGCCCTCCGGTGCGGGGCTGGCAGCGGCTGCTCGGCTGGCTGCGCCGCGCCGGCCAGTTCTTCTTTGCGCTCAGCTTCTCCAGCCTCACCCGCCGCATCGTTTCGCTCAATCTCGCCGGCCTGGTGGCGCTGGTTGCGAGCATTTTGTACCTCTCGCAGTTCCGCGCCGGCCTGATCGACGCGCGGGCCGAGAATCTGCTGTCGACGGGCGAAGTCATCGCGCGCGCCATTGCCGCGACGGGGACCACCGAAACCAACGCGCTCACCATCGACCCGGATCGTCTGATCGATCTGAAACCTGGCGAAAGTTACGGCCCGTCCGACGATGCCTTGTCCGGTCTCGATTTTTCGATCAATCCCGAACGCATCGCGCCGGTACTGCGCGGACTGATCTCGCCGACGAAGACCCGCGCCCGCATCTACGATCGCGACGGCGTGCTGATCCTCGACAGCCGCAGCCTGTATGGCCGCGGCGACGTCATGCGCTTCGAGTTGGCCCCGCCCTCGACCGGCGCGCCCGGAATGGCCGAGCGCGCGATGATCGCGATTCGCACCTGGCTCAATCGCGGCGATCTGCCCCTCTACCGCGAACTCGGGCCGGAGAACGGCAAGGGTTACACCGAGGTTTCCCGCGCGCTCGACGGCATCAAAGGCTCCATGGTTCGCATCAACGACCGCGGAGAAGTCATTGTCTCCGTGGCGGTGCCGGTGCAGCACTTTCGGGCGGTCAATGGCGTCTTGCTGCTGTCGACGCAGGGCGGCGATATCGACCAGATGGTGACCGCGGAGCGGCTTGCCATCCTGAAGATCTTCGCCGTCGCCGCCGTGGTGATGATCGCGCTGTCGCTGCTGCTGGCGAGCACCATTGCGGGTCCCGTCCGCCGGCTCGCCGACAGCGCCGAACGCGTCCGCCGCCGCATCCGCACCCGCGTCGAGATCCCCGATTTCACCCGCCGCCGCGACGAGATCGGGCATCTCTCCGGCGCGCTGCGCGACATGACGGAATCGCTCTACAACCGCATCGAGGCGATCGAGATGTTCGCCGCCGACGTCGCCCATGAACTGAAGAACCCGCTGACCTCGCTGCGCTCGGCGGTCGAAACCCTGCCGCTGGCGCGCAACGAGAACAGCCGCTCGCGGCTGCTCTCGGTGATCGAGCACGACGTCAAGCGGCTCGACCGGCTGATCTCGGATATTTCCGATGCGAGCCGGCTCGATGCCGAACTGCAGCGGCAGGACATGACGTCGGTCGATCTTCGCCGCCTGCTCAACGCGCTGACGACGGTCGCCAACGAAACCAGGCGCGGCAACAACATCGCCGTCGTGGTGCGCTTCGAAGGGAAAGGCGCCAACGATAGCTTCTCGGTGCCGGGCCACGATTCACGGCTCGGACAGGTGATCTCCAATCTGCTCTCCAATGCGCAGTCGTTTTCCGAAGCCAGCGGCAAGGTGCGGATCGTCTGCCGCCGACTGCGATCGGAAATCGAGATCGTGGTCGATGACGACGGGCCGGGTATTCGCGACGACGCGCTGGAACGGATCTTCGAGCGCTTCTACACCGACCGGCCGCATCAGGGCTTTGGACAGAATTCCGGATTGGGGCTGTCGATCTCGAAGCAGATCATCGAGGCGCATGGCGGACGCATCTGGGCTGAGAATCGGTCCGGCCCCGTCAACGCCGATGGGGAAGCAACGGTCGCGGGCGCGCGCTTCGTGGTCAGGCTGCCGGTGCCATGA
- a CDS encoding HugZ family protein, with translation MQPTPDFDASRLARSLLRRCRQGALATLMAGSGDPYCSLVNVASHADGSPILLISRLAVHTKNILGDPRVSLMLDERAEGDPLEGARIMLSGRAEEADGSDLEIARRRYLNAHPSAEAFVNFMDFSFFLLRPTGTHLVAGFGRIVDLKPDRFLTEISDAAALLQAEQGAIDHMNADHREATNLYATRLLGAEAADWRCTGCDPDGIDLQAGSKTLRLDFPERVTSPGELRKMLVRLADEARAKP, from the coding sequence ATGCAGCCCACCCCTGATTTCGACGCGTCCCGGTTGGCCCGCTCGCTGTTGCGCCGCTGCCGCCAAGGAGCGTTGGCCACCCTGATGGCCGGCAGCGGGGACCCCTATTGCTCGCTGGTCAATGTCGCAAGCCATGCCGATGGCTCGCCGATCCTGCTGATTTCGCGCCTCGCCGTGCACACCAAAAATATCCTCGGCGATCCCAGGGTCTCCCTGATGCTGGACGAGCGGGCCGAGGGCGACCCGCTGGAAGGCGCGCGGATCATGTTGTCAGGCCGGGCCGAGGAGGCCGACGGCAGCGATCTGGAGATCGCGCGCCGGCGCTACCTCAACGCCCATCCGTCCGCGGAAGCCTTTGTAAACTTTATGGATTTTTCATTCTTCCTGTTACGGCCGACCGGCACCCATCTGGTAGCCGGGTTCGGGCGGATCGTCGATCTGAAGCCCGATCGGTTCCTGACCGAGATTTCCGATGCGGCTGCGCTGCTGCAGGCCGAGCAGGGCGCCATCGACCACATGAACGCCGATCATCGTGAGGCGACTAACCTCTATGCGACGAGGCTGCTCGGCGCTGAGGCCGCGGACTGGCGCTGCACCGGCTGCGATCCCGACGGGATCGACCTGCAGGCCGGCAGTAAGACGTTGCGGCTGGATTTCCCGGAACGCGTGACCAGCCCGGGGGAACTGCGGAAGATGCTGGTCAGGCTGGCGGATGAGGCGCGGGCGAAGCCATAG
- a CDS encoding phosphoenolpyruvate carboxykinase: MQETGMRNGAFGADKFGLKNLKRVHWNLGAPQLYQYSLSAGEAVLSADGALCADTGDFTGRSPKDKFTVRDASTEKMWWAGNQSITSEQFEVLYQDFLKHAEGMTLFAQDLYGGADPSFQIKTRVFTELAWHSLFIRTLLIRPQTVELSTFVPELTIIDIPSFRADPKRHGVRSENVVAIDFARKIVLIGGSYYAGEMKKSVFTTLNYYLPARGVMPMHCSANVGPKGDSAIFFGLSGTGKTTLSADPKRTLIGDDEHGWGADGVFNFEGGCYAKCIKLSKEAEPEIHAASKRFGAVLENVVLDEDTRVPDFDDGSKTENTRSAYPLDFIPNASRTGRAGHPKNVVMLAADAFGVLPPIAKLTPAQAMYHFLSGYTAKVAGTERGLGNEPQPEFSTCFGSPFLPLDPSVYGNMLRELIARHNVDCWLVNTGWTGGKYGTGSRMPIKVTRALLTAALDGSLRNVDFRTDKYFGFAVPAALPGVPSEILDPVNTWQDKAEFDKTARALVGMFQKNFAKFEAQVDADVRAAAPDLKLAAE; encoded by the coding sequence GTGCAAGAGACGGGTATGCGCAACGGTGCCTTCGGCGCCGACAAATTTGGTTTAAAAAATCTCAAGCGGGTGCACTGGAATCTCGGAGCCCCGCAGCTCTACCAGTATTCGCTTTCGGCCGGAGAGGCGGTGCTGTCCGCCGACGGCGCGTTATGCGCCGATACCGGCGACTTCACCGGCCGCAGCCCGAAGGACAAGTTCACGGTCCGCGACGCCTCTACCGAGAAGATGTGGTGGGCCGGCAACCAGTCGATCACATCCGAACAGTTCGAGGTGCTCTATCAGGACTTCCTCAAGCACGCCGAAGGCATGACGCTGTTCGCGCAGGATCTTTACGGCGGCGCCGATCCGAGCTTCCAGATCAAGACCCGCGTGTTCACCGAACTCGCCTGGCACTCGCTGTTCATCCGCACGCTTTTGATCCGGCCGCAAACGGTCGAGCTGTCGACCTTCGTGCCGGAACTCACCATCATCGACATCCCGAGCTTCCGCGCCGATCCCAAACGCCATGGCGTGCGCTCGGAGAACGTGGTCGCGATCGATTTCGCCCGCAAGATCGTCCTGATCGGCGGGTCTTATTATGCCGGCGAGATGAAGAAGAGCGTGTTCACCACGCTGAACTATTATCTGCCCGCCAGGGGCGTGATGCCGATGCACTGCTCGGCCAATGTCGGGCCCAAGGGCGACAGCGCCATCTTCTTCGGACTGTCGGGCACCGGCAAGACCACGCTGTCGGCCGACCCGAAGCGCACGCTGATCGGCGACGACGAGCACGGCTGGGGCGCCGATGGCGTCTTCAATTTCGAGGGCGGCTGCTACGCCAAATGCATCAAGCTGTCGAAAGAGGCCGAGCCTGAAATCCATGCCGCCAGCAAGCGCTTCGGTGCGGTGCTGGAGAACGTGGTGCTCGACGAGGATACCCGCGTGCCGGATTTCGACGACGGCTCGAAAACCGAGAACACCCGTTCGGCCTATCCGCTCGATTTCATTCCCAACGCCTCGCGCACCGGCCGCGCCGGCCACCCGAAGAACGTGGTGATGCTGGCGGCGGATGCGTTCGGCGTGCTGCCGCCGATCGCCAAGCTGACCCCGGCGCAGGCGATGTACCACTTCCTGTCGGGTTACACCGCCAAGGTAGCGGGCACCGAGCGCGGGCTCGGCAACGAACCGCAGCCGGAATTCTCGACCTGCTTCGGCTCGCCGTTTTTGCCGCTCGATCCCTCGGTCTATGGCAACATGCTGCGCGAGCTGATCGCCCGGCACAATGTCGATTGCTGGCTGGTCAATACCGGCTGGACCGGCGGCAAATACGGCACCGGCTCCCGGATGCCGATCAAGGTGACCCGCGCGCTGCTGACCGCGGCGCTCGACGGTTCGCTGCGCAATGTCGACTTCCGCACCGACAAGTATTTCGGCTTCGCGGTCCCGGCCGCGCTGCCCGGTGTGCCGAGCGAGATCCTCGATCCCGTCAACACCTGGCAGGACAAAGCCGAGTTCGACAAAACGGCGCGCGCGCTGGTCGGCATGTTCCAGAAGAATTTTGCGAAGTTCGAAGCCCAGGTCGACGCCGATGTCCGCGCGGCCGCACCTGACCTCAAGCTCGCGGCGGAATAG
- a CDS encoding response regulator transcription factor yields MPTIALVDDDRNILTSVSIALEAEGYRIMTYTDGASALDGFRTSPPDLAILDIKMPRMDGMETLRRLRQKSDLPVIFLTSKDEEIDELFGLKMGADDFIRKPFSQRLLVERVKAVLRRSAPKDPSAAPKETDAKALDRGLLRMDPERHTCTWKNEPVTLTVTEFLILQALATRPGVVKSRNALMDAAYDDQVYVDDRTIDSHIKRLRKKFKVVDDDFEMIETLYGVGYRFKET; encoded by the coding sequence ATGCCCACAATCGCCTTGGTCGACGACGACCGCAACATTCTCACATCCGTCTCGATCGCGCTCGAAGCCGAAGGCTATCGCATCATGACCTACACGGATGGAGCTTCCGCGCTCGACGGCTTCCGGACCTCACCGCCGGACCTGGCCATCCTCGACATCAAGATGCCGCGCATGGACGGCATGGAGACGTTGCGGCGGCTGCGGCAGAAATCCGATCTGCCGGTGATCTTCCTCACCTCCAAAGACGAGGAGATCGACGAATTGTTCGGTCTCAAAATGGGCGCCGACGATTTCATCCGCAAACCGTTTTCGCAGCGCCTGCTGGTCGAGCGCGTGAAGGCCGTGCTGCGCCGTTCGGCGCCGAAGGATCCCAGCGCCGCACCGAAGGAGACCGACGCCAAGGCGCTGGACCGCGGGTTGCTGCGGATGGATCCGGAACGTCATACCTGCACCTGGAAGAACGAGCCCGTGACCTTGACGGTCACCGAGTTTCTGATCCTGCAGGCGCTGGCGACGCGGCCCGGCGTGGTGAAGAGCCGCAACGCGCTGATGGACGCGGCCTATGACGACCAAGTCTACGTCGACGATCGCACCATCGACAGCCACATCAAGCGGCTGCGCAAGAAGTTCAAGGTCGTGGACGACGATTTCGAGATGATCGAAACCCTGTACGGCGTCGGCTACCGCTTCAAGGAAACCTGA
- a CDS encoding GNAT family N-acetyltransferase: MSAIGPGASSARRESFSISVVSRADLSGCASWTSTFTDQRKDYRFYEILDDTLRGPFEHRYFAIVDSRGHTRAIQPFFLVDQDILEGLGAERAYLISLLRRFYPRFLKLRALMVGCSAGEAHLAATEALPVDIVAETLSKGIVKQAKSFNAQLIVLKEFPSRYRKVLHRFVQCGFARAPSMPMTMLDIGYDSFGTYMVKALKSSTRRKLRKKLEATAGVSDIRMSVTNDAASFVDEIYPLYLQVFERSRMQFEKLTKDFFRQIGQRMSDKVRFFAWRRGNTLVAFSLCMVQGDSLYAEYVGFDYSVALDLHLYHYVVRDMISWGISKGYKWFRSSGLNYDPKLHMRHRLDPIDLYVRHTSALANAIFRLALPWIVPVRYDATLKLFPDYKELW; encoded by the coding sequence ATGAGCGCTATTGGTCCGGGCGCTTCCAGCGCACGCCGTGAATCGTTCTCAATTTCCGTTGTTTCCCGTGCCGATTTGTCCGGGTGCGCGTCTTGGACGTCGACTTTCACCGACCAGCGAAAAGATTATCGGTTTTACGAGATTCTGGACGATACTCTCCGGGGTCCCTTCGAGCACCGATATTTTGCAATTGTTGATAGCAGAGGCCACACACGAGCGATCCAACCGTTCTTCCTAGTCGATCAGGATATTCTCGAAGGCCTCGGCGCTGAACGAGCTTATTTGATTTCGCTCCTCCGACGATTCTATCCGCGCTTCCTTAAACTGCGCGCTTTGATGGTTGGTTGTTCCGCCGGGGAGGCTCACCTCGCAGCTACTGAAGCTCTGCCTGTTGACATCGTCGCGGAAACCTTGTCGAAGGGCATCGTCAAGCAAGCGAAATCGTTCAACGCACAACTCATCGTGCTGAAGGAATTTCCTTCTCGCTATCGCAAAGTGCTTCACCGCTTCGTGCAATGCGGCTTCGCGCGCGCGCCGAGCATGCCGATGACGATGCTCGACATCGGATATGACAGCTTCGGCACCTACATGGTCAAGGCGCTGAAAAGCTCAACGCGAAGGAAATTGCGCAAGAAGCTCGAGGCGACAGCCGGCGTATCAGACATTCGCATGAGCGTCACCAACGACGCGGCAAGTTTCGTCGATGAGATTTATCCGCTCTATCTGCAGGTATTTGAGCGCTCGAGGATGCAATTCGAGAAGCTCACCAAGGATTTTTTCCGTCAGATCGGCCAACGAATGAGCGATAAGGTCCGGTTCTTCGCGTGGCGTCGCGGAAACACTCTGGTGGCCTTCAGCCTTTGCATGGTGCAAGGAGACTCGCTGTACGCGGAGTATGTTGGCTTCGATTACTCCGTTGCACTCGATCTGCATCTCTATCACTATGTCGTTCGGGACATGATCAGTTGGGGGATCAGCAAAGGGTATAAATGGTTTCGCAGCAGCGGCCTAAACTATGATCCGAAGCTGCATATGAGGCACCGACTCGATCCAATTGATCTATACGTGCGCCACACGTCGGCCCTTGCAAATGCAATATTCAGGCTGGCGCTGCCCTGGATCGTGCCGGTGCGCTACGATGCGACACTAAAGCTATTTCCAGACTACAAAGAACTTTGGTGA
- a CDS encoding HPr family phosphocarrier protein: MSDDDAPLPANEAGPSVPAGALSRELPIINKRGLHARASAKFVQMVERFNAEVWVTKGGETVGGTSIMGLMMLSAGPGTSIVVSAIGPEAQSAIDAITELVAGKFNEEGT; encoded by the coding sequence ATGAGCGACGACGACGCCCCGCTGCCTGCAAACGAGGCCGGGCCGAGTGTCCCCGCGGGCGCGCTGTCCCGCGAACTTCCCATCATCAACAAGCGCGGCCTGCACGCGCGCGCATCCGCGAAATTCGTTCAGATGGTCGAGCGCTTCAACGCCGAGGTCTGGGTCACCAAGGGTGGCGAGACCGTTGGCGGCACCTCGATCATGGGACTGATGATGCTGTCGGCGGGTCCAGGAACTTCGATCGTCGTCTCCGCGATCGGCCCCGAGGCACAATCCGCCATCGACGCCATCACCGAACTCGTCGCCGGCAAATTCAACGAAGAAGGCACGTGA
- a CDS encoding CHAT domain-containing tetratricopeptide repeat protein — protein sequence MKSGSRWALVAALALATNAGLSAPSSAQKGEVAALSARIAELSRAGKYAEAIPLAQGQLESLEKKYGPFNGDVAGALNNLALLYADVGRDAEAEPLYKRAIAIQEKIGGLNSPAVATELNNLAALCQRQERFGEAEPLFKRALAIREQSLGRDHPDVGQSLNNLATLYDKLDRHAESEPLFKRALAIYEKAAGPEHPEVATLLNNLGQVAKVQGRYAEAEPEIRRSLLIREKVLGRDHPDVARSLNNLADLYERQGRLRDAEPLYQRAAAIREAALGPDHPDLAISLNNLAFLYQGEGRNADALPIVERMIGSGRAQPRVALPVLFAAQNGRSVSSEKALDDALNVVQHGAQSSAASAVNKLAVRLAAGSDRLAELVRRDQDLATEADALDKSIIGAVSRERSRRDAAAESRNRDRLAAISAERAGLQKTFAAEFPNYAALSNPLPMKVAEIQALLSVDEAMVLFSVVDKESYVIALTRERFDWKPLPLGAEALSQKVAAFRRGLDIGKARDASGKSGLFNLALANELYVTLLGPVETLVKDKRSLLVAPSGALTALPFHLLVTEKPAAAIPETFAGYRDAAWLVKRQAVSVLPSVASLKALRAFARSEHATKPMTGFGDPLFNPLQDGGGDNRAAGATKSASRSVVTSAYTDFWQGIGVDRARLAQALPPLPDTADELKGVASDLGVAAADIHLGADANETTVKRLALADYGIIYFATHGLLAGDVKGLAEPSLALSIPRQPSELDDGLLTSSEVAQLKLNADWVVLSACNTIAGDKPGAEALSGLARSFIYAGARALLVSHWAVDSEAATKLTIATFDRLKVDPKIGRAEALRQAMLFYLNDTSSPKNAYPAFWGPFALVGDGAARH from the coding sequence ATGAAATCCGGTAGCCGATGGGCCCTGGTGGCGGCTCTGGCGCTGGCGACCAACGCCGGCTTGAGCGCGCCGTCATCGGCGCAAAAGGGTGAGGTGGCGGCGCTGAGCGCCAGGATCGCCGAACTCAGCCGGGCCGGCAAATATGCCGAAGCGATTCCGCTGGCGCAGGGCCAGCTCGAAAGCCTGGAAAAGAAATACGGTCCCTTCAACGGCGATGTCGCGGGCGCGCTGAACAATCTGGCGCTGCTTTATGCGGACGTGGGACGCGACGCCGAGGCCGAGCCTCTGTACAAGCGCGCCATCGCGATCCAGGAAAAGATCGGCGGCCTCAATTCGCCGGCCGTTGCGACCGAATTGAACAACCTCGCCGCTTTGTGCCAGCGGCAGGAACGCTTTGGCGAGGCCGAGCCATTGTTCAAACGCGCGCTGGCGATTCGCGAGCAGTCGCTTGGCCGCGATCATCCCGACGTCGGACAATCGCTCAACAATCTGGCGACGCTCTACGATAAGCTGGACCGCCATGCGGAGTCCGAGCCGCTGTTCAAGCGGGCGCTTGCCATCTACGAGAAGGCGGCCGGTCCGGAGCATCCCGAGGTCGCGACGCTCCTGAACAATCTCGGCCAGGTCGCCAAGGTTCAGGGCCGCTATGCGGAGGCCGAGCCGGAGATCCGGCGGTCGCTCTTGATCCGCGAAAAAGTGCTCGGGCGGGACCATCCCGACGTGGCGAGATCGCTGAACAATCTGGCGGACCTGTACGAACGGCAGGGCCGCCTTAGGGATGCCGAACCGCTCTACCAGCGGGCGGCCGCGATCCGCGAGGCGGCGCTCGGTCCCGATCATCCCGACCTTGCAATATCGCTCAACAACCTGGCGTTCCTCTATCAAGGCGAGGGACGCAACGCCGACGCGTTGCCGATCGTGGAGCGAATGATCGGAAGCGGGCGTGCACAGCCGCGCGTGGCGCTCCCGGTGCTGTTTGCCGCGCAGAACGGGCGATCCGTCTCCAGCGAGAAGGCGCTGGACGATGCGCTCAATGTGGTCCAGCACGGCGCCCAGTCGTCGGCGGCGTCCGCCGTGAACAAGCTCGCGGTTCGCCTTGCCGCCGGAAGCGATCGCCTCGCCGAGCTCGTGCGGCGGGATCAGGATCTCGCCACCGAGGCCGACGCGCTGGACAAGTCGATCATTGGCGCGGTCTCCAGGGAGAGATCGAGGCGCGATGCGGCGGCCGAGAGCCGCAACCGGGACCGGCTTGCCGCCATTTCCGCCGAACGCGCGGGCTTGCAAAAGACATTCGCCGCCGAATTCCCCAATTACGCCGCGCTGTCGAATCCGCTGCCGATGAAGGTTGCGGAGATCCAGGCGCTTTTGTCGGTCGATGAGGCCATGGTGCTGTTTTCGGTGGTCGACAAGGAGAGCTATGTCATTGCGCTGACGCGCGAGCGCTTCGACTGGAAGCCGCTGCCGCTTGGCGCCGAAGCCTTGTCGCAGAAGGTCGCTGCGTTTCGCCGCGGTCTGGATATCGGTAAAGCCCGCGATGCCTCCGGCAAGTCCGGCCTGTTCAATCTGGCGCTGGCCAATGAGCTGTACGTCACGCTGCTGGGTCCGGTCGAGACGCTGGTCAAGGACAAGCGCAGTCTCCTGGTGGCGCCTTCAGGCGCGCTGACGGCGCTGCCGTTTCATCTCCTGGTGACGGAGAAGCCTGCCGCCGCGATCCCCGAAACATTCGCGGGCTACCGCGATGCCGCCTGGCTGGTCAAGCGTCAGGCGGTGTCGGTGTTGCCGTCGGTCGCAAGCCTGAAGGCGCTGCGGGCGTTTGCGCGCAGTGAGCACGCGACCAAGCCGATGACCGGCTTCGGCGATCCCTTGTTCAACCCGCTGCAGGATGGCGGCGGGGACAACCGCGCCGCCGGGGCAACAAAATCCGCGTCCCGGTCGGTGGTGACGTCGGCCTATACCGACTTCTGGCAGGGGATCGGTGTCGATCGTGCGAGACTGGCGCAAGCGCTGCCGCCATTGCCGGATACGGCCGACGAATTGAAGGGCGTTGCGAGCGACCTCGGTGTGGCCGCCGCCGACATTCATCTCGGCGCCGACGCCAACGAGACCACCGTCAAGCGTCTCGCCCTCGCCGATTACGGCATCATCTATTTCGCCACCCATGGCCTGCTGGCAGGCGACGTCAAGGGCCTCGCAGAGCCGTCGCTGGCGCTGAGCATTCCAAGGCAGCCGTCCGAACTCGATGACGGTCTGCTGACCTCGAGCGAAGTCGCGCAACTGAAACTCAACGCTGACTGGGTGGTGTTGTCGGCCTGCAATACTATTGCCGGCGACAAACCCGGGGCGGAAGCCTTGTCGGGCCTGGCGCGCTCGTTCATTTACGCCGGCGCCCGCGCGCTCCTGGTCTCGCACTGGGCGGTGGATTCGGAAGCTGCGACAAAGCTGACGATCGCGACCTTCGACCGTCTTAAGGTCGATCCGAAGATCGGCCGCGCCGAGGCGTTGCGGCAGGCGATGCTGTTCTACCTCAACGATACTTCATCGCCCAAAAACGCCTATCCCGCTTTCTGGGGACCGTTTGCCCTGGTCGGCGACGGCGCGGCGCGTCATTGA
- a CDS encoding PTS sugar transporter subunit IIA — translation MIGLVLVTHGRLADEFKAALEHVMGPQKQIEAVTIGAEDDADLCRSDIIEAVNRVDSGDGVAILTDMFGGTPSNLAISCMSRPKVEVLAGINLPMLVKLAKVREERSLPDAIAMAQEAGRKYVTIASRVLAGK, via the coding sequence ATGATTGGTCTAGTACTTGTGACCCATGGGCGCCTTGCCGACGAGTTCAAGGCGGCGCTCGAACATGTAATGGGTCCGCAAAAGCAAATCGAAGCCGTCACGATCGGAGCCGAGGACGACGCCGATCTATGTCGAAGCGACATCATCGAGGCGGTTAACCGCGTCGACTCGGGCGATGGCGTGGCCATCCTCACCGACATGTTCGGCGGCACGCCGTCGAATCTCGCGATCTCCTGCATGAGCCGTCCGAAGGTGGAAGTGCTCGCAGGCATCAATCTTCCGATGCTGGTCAAGCTTGCGAAGGTTCGCGAAGAGCGTTCGCTGCCCGACGCCATCGCGATGGCTCAGGAAGCCGGCCGCAAATACGTCACCATCGCCAGCCGGGTCCTCGCCGGCAAATGA
- a CDS encoding HPr kinase/phosphorylase, with amino-acid sequence MTDTAGASVHASAVKVGHRAVLIRGASGTGKSRLAFDLILAGRAGQIPPAVLVGDDRVHLRASQGQLTVHPARELAGLIEIRGLGIRRCDFVEDAIVGLVVDLAAPDAERMPPPEAFQTQISGTKIPRIPIGLGFAAFPLVIAALTMTASSPCSQPSADCSKGIGNHITPTIATE; translated from the coding sequence ATGACCGATACAGCAGGCGCCAGTGTGCACGCTTCCGCGGTAAAGGTGGGACATCGCGCGGTGCTGATCCGCGGGGCTTCAGGGACCGGCAAATCGCGCCTTGCCTTCGACCTGATCCTGGCCGGACGCGCCGGACAGATTCCGCCAGCCGTGCTGGTCGGCGACGACCGCGTCCATCTCAGGGCGAGCCAGGGACAGTTAACGGTCCACCCGGCGCGCGAATTGGCCGGGCTGATCGAAATTCGCGGGCTGGGGATTCGCCGTTGCGACTTTGTCGAGGACGCTATTGTCGGCCTGGTGGTCGATCTGGCCGCTCCTGACGCGGAACGGATGCCGCCACCCGAGGCGTTTCAGACGCAAATTTCGGGTACCAAAATACCCCGAATTCCCATAGGATTGGGCTTCGCGGCGTTCCCGCTCGTTATCGCCGCACTGACCATGACCGCGAGTTCACCTTGTTCACAACCTTCGGCCGATTGTTCGAAGGGGATTGGTAACCATATAACCCCCACTATCGCCACGGAATAA